Proteins from one Chanodichthys erythropterus isolate Z2021 chromosome 15, ASM2448905v1, whole genome shotgun sequence genomic window:
- the pex1 gene encoding peroxisome biogenesis factor 1 isoform X1 produces MLGSQGIQPVSLVFNNSKNCFLQLSSNLATHLCLHENQILELSWGVSAPVFLSWTRSRSSGPEERVEISRQLGEKLGLKEGEQGYLRPCHQVQSVQQVFVEPLSPDDWEILELHSIALEQRLLDQIRVVFSDGVFPVWVDQHTVIYIRIASLSPSVPYGRLEQFTELIVSPKLHPGNEQLQQTQSVEPSQHLQHQNVDVTSSSSSIVHREPLGDHLESPNEGHWGGIADLKSLVRYLFTRGFEPSKENLAVPTIPTILKDCILRTCGTPPSSVSHLGSCHGDVHILPWNLQDQENWNPGQSALTYGRLSKILSPKELREKVKQAMEKKKIRDGPHKGNDAEECKENAVVVRMLCHNIKRLQEDQKFSKCEEIYSGKVWIPKVLQRRLRIEPHSAVRIQPLKSLPRVAEAVMVRPVQPLAESEKEEDIQTAFLNWLHAQSHQPLTCLTGRSNVILLPCAEGKEEFVLTVLKPEQQQEDEMFFLSSSLLKKTDVQIVREPQDSDHSGSDDDNEDLYLGFPSLSSLGGVEDISRSAFEHISHALMGGPLSRELLSTGRGLRGGALLITGAKGSGKSSLSRALCRKASEELDAHIQVVDCKALKGKRADTIRQRLEEVFEQAVWRQPSVVLLDDLDHLTGAATSPEHEHGPEAVLRQHIAQSLRDLVDEMVVRSSLIALMVTAQNEHSLHQTLTAVQGSHFFQSFCKIQTPDQAQRVEILRSLTFKKNFQECQTTLDLDSVAKETEGFMAQDLNLLLERAIHANTLHSRNNGNSEDLSYKDFKQALQGFTPPSLWGAQLQTPTGAGMERIGGLHQARQLLMDIILLPAKYPLLFSSLPLRQCSGVMLYGAPGTGKTLLAGAVAKESGMNFISIKGPELLSKYIGASEQAVRDVFQRAQQAKPCILFFDEFDSLAPRRGHDNTGVTDRVVNQLLTQLDGVEGLTGVYVLAATSRPDLIDPALLRPGRLDKSLYCPPPDREARLEILRALTHSVPLAADVDLEQIAVATELFTGADLKALLYNAQLEAIHSSLGPNLLHDLGSGSDSDVSLSSLIFLNHSSGSDDSAGEGDAGLEHSMVLLDPSELPPEDPRHNIWRLYFGSSFESELDNQSLSELNSQCLSGPNSTAPDLTGASMRDPSSCHAPVFMSCLQEGFQELTHEQSERLRAEVSTVKNSYRKNTDESSLVQAGPSKPGSLICQTHLTTALANTRASVSREDWRRYTELYESFGASNEGKRTASFKAGQRVTLA; encoded by the exons GGCTATCTGCGGCCATGTCATCAGGTGCAGTCAGTGCAGCAGGTGTTCGTAGAGCCTCTGTCTCCGGATGACTGGGAGATCCTG GAGCTGCACAGCATTGCTCTGGAGCAGCGACTCCTGGATCAGATCCGAGTGGTCTTCAGTGATGGTGTGTTCCCTGTATGGGTGGACCAGCATACTGTCATCTATATCAGGATAG catCCCTGTCTCCATCTGTTCCTTACGGCCGGCTGGAGCAGTTCACTGAGCTCATTGTCTCCCCAAAACTACATCCAGGAAATGAACAACTACAACAAACTCAATCAGTGGAGCCAAGCCAACATCTGCAACACCAGAACGTTGATGTCACATCTTCCTCCAGCTCAATCGTCCATCGGGAACCCCTCGGTGATCATCTGGAGAGTCCGAATGAAGGCCATTGGGGAGGTATAGCTGATCTGAAAAGCTTGGTTAGATACCTGTTTACAAGAGGATTTGAGCCTTCAAAAGAAAATCTTGCAGTTCCTACAATTCCCACCATCCTGAAAGACTGTATCCTCAGAACATGTGGAACCCCTCCTAGCTCTGTCAGCCATTTAGGCTCATGTCACGGAGATGTTCATATACTGCCATGGAACCTGCAAGACCAAGAGAACTGGAATCCAGGGCAGTCTGCCTTAACATACGGTAGACTTTCAAAGATCCTTTCTCCTAAAGAACTCAGGGAGAAAGTCAAGCAGGCCATGGAGAAGAAGAAAATCAGAGATGGACCTCACAAAGGGAATGACGCAGAGGAATGTAAGGAGAACGCTGTTGTGGTCAGGATGCTTTGTCACAATATTAAAAGGCTGCAGGAAGACCAGAAATTCAGTAAATGTGAAGAAATTTACTCTGGGAAGGTTTGG ATCCCAAAGGTGCTGCAGAGGCGTTTAAGGATAGAGCCTCATTCGGCTGTGAGGATTCAGCCTTTGAAATCATTGCCAAGAGTAGCAGAAGCAGTCATGGTTCGACCAGTACAACCTTTG GCAGAAAGTGAAAAAGAAGAAGATATTCAAACTGCATTCCTCAACTGGCTGCATGCTCAGAGTCATCAACCTTTGACCTGTCTGACAGGACGCTCTAATGTCATTCTCTTACCctgtgctgaag GAAAAGAAGAGTTTGTCTTGACTGTGCTAAAACCAGAGCAACAGCAAGAGGATGAGATGTTCTTTCTATCATCCAGTTTACTAAAGAAAACAGACGTGCAG ATTGTGAGAGAACCTCAAGATTCTGACCACAGTGGCtctgatgatgataatgaagaTCTGTATCTTGGCTTTCCTTCCCTCAGCTCTCTTGG TGGGGTAGAGGACATCAGCAGGTCTGCTTTCGAGCACATCTCTCACGCTCTAATGGGAGGTCCTCTGTCGCGTGAGCTGCTCTCCACAGGACGTGGACTGAGGGGTGGAGCTCTGCTCATCACAGGCGCAAAG GGCAGTGGAAAATCGTCTCTATCTAGAGCGCTGTGTCGAAAAGCCAGTGAAGAGCTGGATGCCCACATTCAAGTTGTGGACTGCAAGGCACTGAAAG GCAAGAGAGCAGACACAATCAGACAGAGGTTAGAAGAGGTTTTCGAGCAGGCAGTTTGGAGACAACCCTCAGTAGTCCTGCTGGATGACTTGGATCACTTGACCGGCGCTGCGACCTCACCTGAGCATGAGCATGGGCCAGAGGCCGTACTGCGGCAGCACATAGCACAGA GTCTGAGGGATTTGGTAGATGAGATGGTGGTGCGCTCCAGCCTCATAGCTCTGATGGTCACAGCACAGAATGAGCATTCCCTTCATCAGACTCTGACTGCGGTGCAGGGTTCACACTTCTTCCAAagcttctgcaagatccaaACACCAGATCAG GCTCAAAGGGTTGAGATTCTGAGGTCTTTGACATTCAAAAAGAACTTCCAGGAGTGTCAAACTACTCTTGACCTGGACAGTGTTGCCAAAGAAACAGAGGGATTCATGGCACAAGACCTGAACCTGCTGCTCGAGAGGGCCATCCATGCCAACACTCTACACAGCAGAAACAATGGCAACTCTGAAG ATTTGAGCTATAAGGACTTCAAACAGGCCCTTCAGGGCTTCACCCCACCCTCCCTCTGGGGGGCTCAGCTGCAGACTCCCACTGGGGCCGGCATGGAGCGTATTGGGGGACTTCATCAGGCACGTCAGCTCCTGATGGACATCATACTGCTGCCAGCTAAG TACCCGCTGCTCTTCTCCAGTCTGCCCTTGCGTCAGTGCTCCGGTGTGATGCTCTATGGAGCTCCTGGAACAGGCAAGACTTTACTGGCTGGAGCTGTGGCCAAAGAGAGTGGCATGAACTTCATCAGCATCAAG GGTCCCGAACTCCTCAGCAAGTATATTGGTGCCAGTGAGCAGGCAGTTAGAGATGTGTTTCAGAG GGCTCAACAAGCTAAGCCGTGCATACTGTTCTTTGATGAGTTTGACTCTCTGGCCCCTCGAAGAGGACATGACAACACAGGGGTCACTGACCGTGTGGTTAATCAGCTACTTACTCAGCTGGACGGAGTGGAAGGACTGACAG GGGTGTATGTGTTGGCTGCCACCAGTCGGCCTGACCTGATTGATCCTGCTCTCTTAAGACCTGGGCGACTGGACAAGTCTCTCTACTGCCCTCCTCCTGATCGG GAGGCACGGCTGGAGATCCTTAGGGCTTTGACTCATTCTGTGCCACTGGCTGCAGATGTGGACTTGGAGCAGATTGCTGTGGCAACAGAGCTGTTCACTGGAGCCGACCTGAAGGCCCTTCTCTATAACGCCCAGCTAGAAGCGATCCATAGCAGCCTGGGGCCCAACCTTCTTCAT GATTTGGGCTCAGGGTCAGACAGTGATGTCAGCCTCTCCTCCCTGATCTTCCTGAACCATAGCAGCGGGTCAGATGACTCAGCTGGGGAGGGGGACGCAGGGCTGGAGCACTCTATGGTTCTGCTGGACCCCAGTGAACTCCCACCTGAGGACCCACGTCACAACATCTGGCGCCTTTACTTCGGTAGCTCCTTTGAGTCTGAACTGGATAACCAGTCTCTGTCTGAATTG AATTCTCAGTGCCTGTCTGGACCCAATTCTACCGCCCCCGACCTGACAGGGGCATCAATGAGGGATCCAAGCTCCTGTCATGCCCCTGTTTTTATGTCCTGTCTGCAAGAAGGCTTTCAGGAACTGACCCATGAGCAGTCTGAACGCCTCCGAGCAGAAGTCAGCACTGTTAAGAATAGTTACCGCAAAAACACG GATGAATCATCTCTGGTGCAAGCTGGCCCCAGTAAGCCTGGCTCTCTCATATGCCAAACTCACCTGACCACTGCTTTGGCTAACACTAGAGCATCTGTCAGCAGAGAAGACTGGAGGAGATACACTGAACT ATATGAGTCTTTCGGAGCCTCAAACGAAGGCAAGAGAACTGCTTCGTTTAAAGCCGGTCAGCGGGTGACCTTGGCGTAA
- the pex1 gene encoding peroxisome biogenesis factor 1 isoform X2, with product MLGSQGIQPVSLVFNNSKNCFLQLSSNLATHLCLHENQILELSWGVSAPVFLSWTRSRSSGPEERVEISRQLGEKLGLKEGEQELHSIALEQRLLDQIRVVFSDGVFPVWVDQHTVIYIRIASLSPSVPYGRLEQFTELIVSPKLHPGNEQLQQTQSVEPSQHLQHQNVDVTSSSSSIVHREPLGDHLESPNEGHWGGIADLKSLVRYLFTRGFEPSKENLAVPTIPTILKDCILRTCGTPPSSVSHLGSCHGDVHILPWNLQDQENWNPGQSALTYGRLSKILSPKELREKVKQAMEKKKIRDGPHKGNDAEECKENAVVVRMLCHNIKRLQEDQKFSKCEEIYSGKVWIPKVLQRRLRIEPHSAVRIQPLKSLPRVAEAVMVRPVQPLAESEKEEDIQTAFLNWLHAQSHQPLTCLTGRSNVILLPCAEGKEEFVLTVLKPEQQQEDEMFFLSSSLLKKTDVQIVREPQDSDHSGSDDDNEDLYLGFPSLSSLGGVEDISRSAFEHISHALMGGPLSRELLSTGRGLRGGALLITGAKGSGKSSLSRALCRKASEELDAHIQVVDCKALKGKRADTIRQRLEEVFEQAVWRQPSVVLLDDLDHLTGAATSPEHEHGPEAVLRQHIAQSLRDLVDEMVVRSSLIALMVTAQNEHSLHQTLTAVQGSHFFQSFCKIQTPDQAQRVEILRSLTFKKNFQECQTTLDLDSVAKETEGFMAQDLNLLLERAIHANTLHSRNNGNSEDLSYKDFKQALQGFTPPSLWGAQLQTPTGAGMERIGGLHQARQLLMDIILLPAKYPLLFSSLPLRQCSGVMLYGAPGTGKTLLAGAVAKESGMNFISIKGPELLSKYIGASEQAVRDVFQRAQQAKPCILFFDEFDSLAPRRGHDNTGVTDRVVNQLLTQLDGVEGLTGVYVLAATSRPDLIDPALLRPGRLDKSLYCPPPDREARLEILRALTHSVPLAADVDLEQIAVATELFTGADLKALLYNAQLEAIHSSLGPNLLHDLGSGSDSDVSLSSLIFLNHSSGSDDSAGEGDAGLEHSMVLLDPSELPPEDPRHNIWRLYFGSSFESELDNQSLSELNSQCLSGPNSTAPDLTGASMRDPSSCHAPVFMSCLQEGFQELTHEQSERLRAEVSTVKNSYRKNTDESSLVQAGPSKPGSLICQTHLTTALANTRASVSREDWRRYTELYESFGASNEGKRTASFKAGQRVTLA from the exons GAGCTGCACAGCATTGCTCTGGAGCAGCGACTCCTGGATCAGATCCGAGTGGTCTTCAGTGATGGTGTGTTCCCTGTATGGGTGGACCAGCATACTGTCATCTATATCAGGATAG catCCCTGTCTCCATCTGTTCCTTACGGCCGGCTGGAGCAGTTCACTGAGCTCATTGTCTCCCCAAAACTACATCCAGGAAATGAACAACTACAACAAACTCAATCAGTGGAGCCAAGCCAACATCTGCAACACCAGAACGTTGATGTCACATCTTCCTCCAGCTCAATCGTCCATCGGGAACCCCTCGGTGATCATCTGGAGAGTCCGAATGAAGGCCATTGGGGAGGTATAGCTGATCTGAAAAGCTTGGTTAGATACCTGTTTACAAGAGGATTTGAGCCTTCAAAAGAAAATCTTGCAGTTCCTACAATTCCCACCATCCTGAAAGACTGTATCCTCAGAACATGTGGAACCCCTCCTAGCTCTGTCAGCCATTTAGGCTCATGTCACGGAGATGTTCATATACTGCCATGGAACCTGCAAGACCAAGAGAACTGGAATCCAGGGCAGTCTGCCTTAACATACGGTAGACTTTCAAAGATCCTTTCTCCTAAAGAACTCAGGGAGAAAGTCAAGCAGGCCATGGAGAAGAAGAAAATCAGAGATGGACCTCACAAAGGGAATGACGCAGAGGAATGTAAGGAGAACGCTGTTGTGGTCAGGATGCTTTGTCACAATATTAAAAGGCTGCAGGAAGACCAGAAATTCAGTAAATGTGAAGAAATTTACTCTGGGAAGGTTTGG ATCCCAAAGGTGCTGCAGAGGCGTTTAAGGATAGAGCCTCATTCGGCTGTGAGGATTCAGCCTTTGAAATCATTGCCAAGAGTAGCAGAAGCAGTCATGGTTCGACCAGTACAACCTTTG GCAGAAAGTGAAAAAGAAGAAGATATTCAAACTGCATTCCTCAACTGGCTGCATGCTCAGAGTCATCAACCTTTGACCTGTCTGACAGGACGCTCTAATGTCATTCTCTTACCctgtgctgaag GAAAAGAAGAGTTTGTCTTGACTGTGCTAAAACCAGAGCAACAGCAAGAGGATGAGATGTTCTTTCTATCATCCAGTTTACTAAAGAAAACAGACGTGCAG ATTGTGAGAGAACCTCAAGATTCTGACCACAGTGGCtctgatgatgataatgaagaTCTGTATCTTGGCTTTCCTTCCCTCAGCTCTCTTGG TGGGGTAGAGGACATCAGCAGGTCTGCTTTCGAGCACATCTCTCACGCTCTAATGGGAGGTCCTCTGTCGCGTGAGCTGCTCTCCACAGGACGTGGACTGAGGGGTGGAGCTCTGCTCATCACAGGCGCAAAG GGCAGTGGAAAATCGTCTCTATCTAGAGCGCTGTGTCGAAAAGCCAGTGAAGAGCTGGATGCCCACATTCAAGTTGTGGACTGCAAGGCACTGAAAG GCAAGAGAGCAGACACAATCAGACAGAGGTTAGAAGAGGTTTTCGAGCAGGCAGTTTGGAGACAACCCTCAGTAGTCCTGCTGGATGACTTGGATCACTTGACCGGCGCTGCGACCTCACCTGAGCATGAGCATGGGCCAGAGGCCGTACTGCGGCAGCACATAGCACAGA GTCTGAGGGATTTGGTAGATGAGATGGTGGTGCGCTCCAGCCTCATAGCTCTGATGGTCACAGCACAGAATGAGCATTCCCTTCATCAGACTCTGACTGCGGTGCAGGGTTCACACTTCTTCCAAagcttctgcaagatccaaACACCAGATCAG GCTCAAAGGGTTGAGATTCTGAGGTCTTTGACATTCAAAAAGAACTTCCAGGAGTGTCAAACTACTCTTGACCTGGACAGTGTTGCCAAAGAAACAGAGGGATTCATGGCACAAGACCTGAACCTGCTGCTCGAGAGGGCCATCCATGCCAACACTCTACACAGCAGAAACAATGGCAACTCTGAAG ATTTGAGCTATAAGGACTTCAAACAGGCCCTTCAGGGCTTCACCCCACCCTCCCTCTGGGGGGCTCAGCTGCAGACTCCCACTGGGGCCGGCATGGAGCGTATTGGGGGACTTCATCAGGCACGTCAGCTCCTGATGGACATCATACTGCTGCCAGCTAAG TACCCGCTGCTCTTCTCCAGTCTGCCCTTGCGTCAGTGCTCCGGTGTGATGCTCTATGGAGCTCCTGGAACAGGCAAGACTTTACTGGCTGGAGCTGTGGCCAAAGAGAGTGGCATGAACTTCATCAGCATCAAG GGTCCCGAACTCCTCAGCAAGTATATTGGTGCCAGTGAGCAGGCAGTTAGAGATGTGTTTCAGAG GGCTCAACAAGCTAAGCCGTGCATACTGTTCTTTGATGAGTTTGACTCTCTGGCCCCTCGAAGAGGACATGACAACACAGGGGTCACTGACCGTGTGGTTAATCAGCTACTTACTCAGCTGGACGGAGTGGAAGGACTGACAG GGGTGTATGTGTTGGCTGCCACCAGTCGGCCTGACCTGATTGATCCTGCTCTCTTAAGACCTGGGCGACTGGACAAGTCTCTCTACTGCCCTCCTCCTGATCGG GAGGCACGGCTGGAGATCCTTAGGGCTTTGACTCATTCTGTGCCACTGGCTGCAGATGTGGACTTGGAGCAGATTGCTGTGGCAACAGAGCTGTTCACTGGAGCCGACCTGAAGGCCCTTCTCTATAACGCCCAGCTAGAAGCGATCCATAGCAGCCTGGGGCCCAACCTTCTTCAT GATTTGGGCTCAGGGTCAGACAGTGATGTCAGCCTCTCCTCCCTGATCTTCCTGAACCATAGCAGCGGGTCAGATGACTCAGCTGGGGAGGGGGACGCAGGGCTGGAGCACTCTATGGTTCTGCTGGACCCCAGTGAACTCCCACCTGAGGACCCACGTCACAACATCTGGCGCCTTTACTTCGGTAGCTCCTTTGAGTCTGAACTGGATAACCAGTCTCTGTCTGAATTG AATTCTCAGTGCCTGTCTGGACCCAATTCTACCGCCCCCGACCTGACAGGGGCATCAATGAGGGATCCAAGCTCCTGTCATGCCCCTGTTTTTATGTCCTGTCTGCAAGAAGGCTTTCAGGAACTGACCCATGAGCAGTCTGAACGCCTCCGAGCAGAAGTCAGCACTGTTAAGAATAGTTACCGCAAAAACACG GATGAATCATCTCTGGTGCAAGCTGGCCCCAGTAAGCCTGGCTCTCTCATATGCCAAACTCACCTGACCACTGCTTTGGCTAACACTAGAGCATCTGTCAGCAGAGAAGACTGGAGGAGATACACTGAACT ATATGAGTCTTTCGGAGCCTCAAACGAAGGCAAGAGAACTGCTTCGTTTAAAGCCGGTCAGCGGGTGACCTTGGCGTAA